The DNA window TTTGCAATGTCCACCGACAGTTGCACACAGGTGCGCTTGTGGTTCATAAACGATATGTCGCAATCCTTGATCAGCAGCGAGAAGGGGATCGTCTCTAGATCGTCGGGGCCCAGCACCGAGTTTTCCAGTGCATAGACCCAGGCGTCAGTGACCTTATCGCGGAGGGTCTCGTCACTTATCCAGGCAATCTCGGGCCATATTCGTAGGACTTCCGCTTTCATTTCGACTCCCACTTAAGTGTCAATGGTAATTGATAATTTATCAATCTCCGGCCACCTTAAATACGCTATCGATCACCGTGCCGTCCACCCATTTTATGATGCCAACCAGGTCGTCCGTGAAGTGTGGTTTGTTCGGCGGTCCACCCACCAGGGCATCAACTTCCGCCTTGATCTGCTCGATTGGTTTGATCGGCAGCCCGCTGTTTTTTGTGGCCGCAATGAGGTCCTTACGCAGCGGATTGATGGCAATGCCCCGCTCCGTGATAACGACGTCAATCAGTTCGCCGGGACCGCACAGCGTCGTCACCTTGTCCACAATGATGGGAATCCTGTCGCGAAATGCGGGGATGGGCAGAATGGTGCATTTTGCAGCCAGGCAGTTTTGCCAACCGCCGATACCGTGCAGCATGGCGCCATCGGAATGGGTCACCACATTGGCGTTAAAATGGACGTCTACTTCGGTAGCGCCCAGCACAACGGCGTCAATCATGCTGGCAAAGTTGCCCTTGCCGTGCCAGTTGTAAGAGGTGAAGGGCGAGGTGTCAATATGGTTGATATTTTCGCGCATGGAACGCACGCCGTCCAGGTCAAACGTCTGCCCATCGAGGATGTAATCGGTGAGGCCTTCCTCGAGCATTTCGACCAGGTATTTGGTGGAGCCGCCGCGGATGAAGCGGGCTTTGACTCCTGCCGCGATCATCATTTCGCGCAGATAGGTGGCGAAGGCCAGGGCCGTGCCACCAGCGCCTGCCTGAAACGAGAAGCCGTCCTGCATGATGCCTGCCGCACGGACAAATTTCGCGGTCAGTTCGGCGATGTACAGCCGGTCCGGCGAGCGGGTGAGCCGCGTGGTGCCCGAAACGATTTTCGCCGGGTCGCCCACCTTGTCCACCTCGACGACGTAGTCGATATTCTGCCCCATGATCTGCCACGGCACGCAGGGAAACGGCACCAGGTTGTCGGTGACCACGATAGACCGGTCGGCGTAGATCGAATCCACCAGCCCGAAGCCCAGCAGCCCGCAGGCGGACGGCCCCCGGTCCCCGGTGGCGTTGCCGAACGCATCGGCCGTGGGTGCGGCGATGACGGCAATGTCGATATGCACCTCGCCGTCCTGCACGGCCTGCCAGCGGCCGCCGTGGCTGCGCAGCACCGCCAGGCCTTTCATCTTGCCCTCGGAAGCATAGCGACCCAGTGGCCCGTTCAGCGACCCCTCGATCCAGCCGATGACGCCACTTTCCAAGTGCTTGATCAGCGGCTCGTGGCAGGGGAAGGCCGCCGATGGGAACCAGCGCAGGTTTTTCACCCCCAGCTGCGCCGCTGCGTCGAAGACCGGCACCATCAGCAGGTCGCCGTTGCGGAAGTGGTGGTGCGAGGAGATGGTCATGCCGTCCCGCAGCCCCGCCTCCTGTAGCGCCTCCTTGATGGACCCCACCCGCTTGTCGCCATCGGCGGGGTAGTCTCCGGCGCTACGAATAGGCGCGGATGCCTTGCGCCCCTCGGGCCGGAACCCGCCCACCCCCTGGTAGGGGACAGCCGGCGTGCCGTTAATTTCCGTCGGGACCAGACGTCCGGCCGCGTTCTCCACCAGCTCCATGCGCTCGCCCAGCACCTGCCCCTTCACGCGGCCGGCCCTGCTTTCCGCCACCCCTTGGCCAACTTGCCCAGCGCCACCGCCAGCTCCACGGTGCGCTCCGCCCGCTGCACCACCGGCGCGTCGATCATCTTCGTCCCCAGCGACACCACGCCCAGCCCCTGGGCCTCGGCCTCATCAAAGGCCAGCACAATGGTTTTGGCCTGCTCCAGCTCCTCGTCGGTGGGCGCGAAGGCCTCGTGAATCACCGCGATCTGCCGGGGGTGGATGGCGCCCATACCGTCAAAGCCCAGCGCCTTGGCATTCGTTGCGGCCGCCCACAATCCGTCCCTGTCGCCCACATCGCTGAAGACCGAGTCGCTGGCCTGCAGCCCCGCCGACCGCGCCGCGTTGACCACCATGCTCCGGGCAAAGGCCGACTCCACCCCCTCCGCGGTGCGCGCCACGCCCAGGTCGGCGCTGTAGTCCTCCAGCCCGATGGCCAGCGCCACGTTGTGGGGACTGGCATCGGCGATGGCCTGCGCATTCAGGATGCCCTTGGCGCTCTCCAGAATGGGCATCAGAAAGGGCGGCTCCTCCCGTCCGCACGCCCGGCACAGGGCGGTGATATGCTCGTCCACCGCCACCACCTGGTGGGCCGTTTCCACTTTGGGTATCAGGATCAGGTCCACCGGCTGGGGCACGATGGCCGTCAGATCGTCCCGCCCCAACGCCCCTTGATTGATGCGTACCATCCGCTCGGCGCCGAAAAAATCCAGCACCCGCAAGGCATTGCGCACGATGAGCCTGGCCGACAGTTTTTCCGGCGGGCCCACCGCATCTTCCAGGTCCAGGATAATGGCATCCGGCCGGTGAATGCCGGCATTGAGCATGAATTTTGGCTGGGCGCCGGGCAGGTAAAGGCGGCTCCGCCGGAAGCGGTCCCGGCGGCTCGGTGGGTGGCCGAAATCGGTCAACGCGGGCAGCGACGTCCTGTCCAGCTCGGGCAGGGCCGCCTTCACCGCGGCCTCGATGCGGGCCTGCAGCACATACGGCAGCGCGCCAAAGTCCTCGATCTCCAGCCCGCCAGCGGCCACGCCCAGCTCCGCCAGCGTCCGGCCGGCCTGCTCACGGATGGCCTCACCATACATCACCGCCACTTTTGACTCGATGGTAATCTTCAGGCCGCCGGTGCTTCGGGGCCGGTACCGGACGATGCAGTCAGAGCGCGGGTTCGACCCCGCTATGCCCGATAGATATTGTGCGCTCATTGCCAGCCTGCCACGAATCAGGGCTGGAATTTACCCCGTGGCTGCGGCCTGAGGGTGCCCTATCCGACAGGGTCAGGCAGCGGCGGCGGCTCCTTGGCCGGCCCCATTGCTCACGATGGCGATACTCGCGCTGCTGCCGATTCGGCTGGCGCCTGCTGCCACCAGCTGGCGGGCTTCCTCGGCGGTGTGGATACCCCCGGCGGCCTTCACACCCAGCCGCTCGCCCACCACGTGGCGCATGAGGGCAATATCATGGACCGTGGCCCCGCCCTGGCTGAAACCAGTGGAAGTTTTCACATACCGGGCGCCCGCGCGCTCGGCCAGGATGCACGCCTTGATCTTCTCCTCGTCGGTCAGCAGCGCCGTCTCAATGATCACCTTTACCTTCCGGCCGCCGGCAGCCTGCACCACCTGGCGGATATCCTCCTCCACCTCCTGGATGCGCCCCGATTTGAGGAAGCCGATATTCATCACCATATCCAGTTCGTCGGCGCCATCCGCCACCGCCTGGGCCACCTCCTCTGCCTTGGCCTGCGAGGGCACCGCTCCCAGCGGAAAGCCGATGACGGTCGCCACCTTCACCGCAGTGCCCACCAGCAACTCCTTGCACAGCCGCACCCACACCGGGTTCACGCACACGGACGCAAAGCCGTACTCGCGCGCCTCCCGGCACAGCCGGGTGATCTCCTCCTCCGTGGCGTCCGATTTGAGCAGCGTGTGGTCGATCATGGCGGCTACGTCCGGCTTGTGCCTGATGCCCACCATGGAACCCACCCGGTTCGCCCCGGCAGCCACGATCTGGCGCACCGCCGCCGGGTCACGCTCCGAGCAGCGCCGGTCCTGGCACAGCCGGCACTGCCACACCCCGCTTTCGCAGGCTTCCACGCCAGGCACGGTCTGCGTGATCACCTGCCCGATGAGCCGGTCCAGACGTGCTTCAATCGTCATGGTACTCGATGTGCACACGGTCCACCACCGCCACAATCACCGCCTGCACGGGCAGCGCCTCGCCGTACATGATTTTGGTGCCCCCCCCCTCGCGATTGACAATCACCTTGTCACCTTTCCCCGCGCTCACCCGGTCCAGGGCAATGAACGACAGCCCGGCGGGCTTGTCCTCCAGGTCCACCGGCTGGACCACCAGCAGCTTCTCCCCCTGCAGCTGCTCGTACTTCACCGTGGATACCACCGCGCCCATAACGTTTCCCAAGATCATGCCCCGGCCCCGGCAACCCCTTTGGCTACCACCGCCCGCACGCCGGCTATCAACCCG is part of the Candidatus Neomarinimicrobiota bacterium genome and encodes:
- a CDS encoding phosphohydrolase produces the protein MKAEVLRIWPEIAWISDETLRDKVTDAWVYALENSVLGPDDLETIPFSLLIKDCDISFMNHKRTCVQLSVDIA
- a CDS encoding citrate lyase subunit alpha (citrate-ACP transferase, the alpha subunit catalyzes the formation of (3S)-citryl-CoA from acetyl-CoA and citrate); this encodes MELVENAAGRLVPTEINGTPAVPYQGVGGFRPEGRKASAPIRSAGDYPADGDKRVGSIKEALQEAGLRDGMTISSHHHFRNGDLLMVPVFDAAAQLGVKNLRWFPSAAFPCHEPLIKHLESGVIGWIEGSLNGPLGRYASEGKMKGLAVLRSHGGRWQAVQDGEVHIDIAVIAAPTADAFGNATGDRGPSACGLLGFGLVDSIYADRSIVVTDNLVPFPCVPWQIMGQNIDYVVEVDKVGDPAKIVSGTTRLTRSPDRLYIAELTAKFVRAAGIMQDGFSFQAGAGGTALAFATYLREMMIAAGVKARFIRGGSTKYLVEMLEEGLTDYILDGQTFDLDGVRSMRENINHIDTSPFTSYNWHGKGNFASMIDAVVLGATEVDVHFNANVVTHSDGAMLHGIGGWQNCLAAKCTILPIPAFRDRIPIIVDKVTTLCGPGELIDVVITERGIAINPLRKDLIAATKNSGLPIKPIEQIKAEVDALVGGPPNKPHFTDDLVGIIKWVDGTVIDSVFKVAGD
- a CDS encoding citrate lyase ACP; amino-acid sequence: MSAQYLSGIAGSNPRSDCIVRYRPRSTGGLKITIESKVAVMYGEAIREQAGRTLAELGVAAGGLEIEDFGALPYVLQARIEAAVKAALPELDRTSLPALTDFGHPPSRRDRFRRSRLYLPGAQPKFMLNAGIHRPDAIILDLEDAVGPPEKLSARLIVRNALRVLDFFGAERMVRINQGALGRDDLTAIVPQPVDLILIPKVETAHQVVAVDEHITALCRACGREEPPFLMPILESAKGILNAQAIADASPHNVALAIGLEDYSADLGVARTAEGVESAFARSMVVNAARSAGLQASDSVFSDVGDRDGLWAAATNAKALGFDGMGAIHPRQIAVIHEAFAPTDEELEQAKTIVLAFDEAEAQGLGVVSLGTKMIDAPVVQRAERTVELAVALGKLAKGWRKAGPAA
- the deoC gene encoding deoxyribose-phosphate aldolase; the encoded protein is MTIEARLDRLIGQVITQTVPGVEACESGVWQCRLCQDRRCSERDPAAVRQIVAAGANRVGSMVGIRHKPDVAAMIDHTLLKSDATEEEITRLCREAREYGFASVCVNPVWVRLCKELLVGTAVKVATVIGFPLGAVPSQAKAEEVAQAVADGADELDMVMNIGFLKSGRIQEVEEDIRQVVQAAGGRKVKVIIETALLTDEEKIKACILAERAGARYVKTSTGFSQGGATVHDIALMRHVVGERLGVKAAGGIHTAEEARQLVAAGASRIGSSASIAIVSNGAGQGAAAAA
- a CDS encoding ethanolamine utilization protein EutN, producing MGNVMGAVVSTVKYEQLQGEKLLVVQPVDLEDKPAGLSFIALDRVSAGKGDKVIVNREGGGTKIMYGEALPVQAVIVAVVDRVHIEYHDD